In Calypte anna isolate BGI_N300 chromosome Z, bCalAnn1_v1.p, whole genome shotgun sequence, the following are encoded in one genomic region:
- the LOC103526994 gene encoding cytochrome c oxidase subunit 7C, mitochondrial, producing MLTAAVRRFSTTALRRTHYEEGPGKNLPFSVDNKWRLLVLMCGFFGSGFVAPFAIVRHQLLKK from the exons ATGCTGACTGCAGCTGTCCGGAGGTTTAGCACCACCGCCCTCCGCAGGACCCACTATGAGGAAGGCCCCGGAAAG AATCTTCCATTTTCTGTGGACAATAAATGGCGATTACTCGTCCTAATGTGTGGATTCTTTGGAAGTGGATTTGTTGCCCCTTTTGCTATTGTCAGACACCAGCTTCTTAAGAAATGA